In one Methanobrevibacter arboriphilus genomic region, the following are encoded:
- the serB gene encoding phosphoserine phosphatase SerB: MIKLVVFDLDNVIIDGEAIDEIGKLVDVQEQIAEITEKAMNGDLDFETSIKERVKLLEGASVEDIKNLANEMKLMEGAEDAIKGLKDKGYEIAVISGSFDLIADPLKEKLNLDYLFTNKLEEKDGKLTGEVTGPLVEGSKADVLNSIIESSDISVEECIAVGDGANDISMMEIAQVGIAFNAKPAVKEVADIILEEKDLKEVLNIITDLNSEATEEATEEATEEATEEATEEATEEATEEATEEATEEATEEATEEATEEATEEATEEATEEATEEATEEATEEATEEATEEVKTSKEADKEPKTKPKKSKKDALPEVDFDLAPTPEGVRKQKDEREEIIAKIADEREEFNKIAKEQRKIRDELNDDLKENLKLAIELRDKRNEVNKSVEEAKKSRDNVNEELKKLEWSSGRRDRLKLENEIKKIDKIIETRVLDIKKENQLVKNANDLRKQLMDIQEDEKIKDEAQNLKKISEDHHAKVVELSTQAQDFHENMLNYFRKTDDIRTEADEAHKKFVEARKSASAKHEEFKVVLSEIHVINKELGTNKSKRRKSEKQASTKKNREEKEKAEDIFEKFKHGKKLTTEELLLLQKHDIG, from the coding sequence TTGATTAAACTTGTAGTATTTGACTTAGATAATGTTATTATTGATGGTGAAGCGATAGATGAGATCGGGAAATTAGTAGACGTTCAAGAACAAATTGCAGAAATCACCGAAAAAGCTATGAATGGTGATTTAGACTTCGAAACATCTATAAAAGAAAGAGTTAAACTTTTAGAAGGAGCTTCAGTAGAAGATATTAAAAATTTAGCTAATGAAATGAAGCTCATGGAAGGAGCAGAAGATGCTATCAAAGGTTTGAAAGATAAGGGCTATGAAATAGCTGTTATAAGTGGCAGTTTTGATTTGATTGCTGATCCTTTAAAAGAGAAACTCAATTTAGATTATTTATTTACTAATAAATTAGAGGAAAAAGATGGAAAACTTACTGGAGAAGTTACTGGTCCTCTAGTTGAAGGTTCTAAAGCTGATGTACTTAACAGTATTATTGAAAGCAGTGATATTTCTGTTGAAGAATGTATAGCTGTTGGTGATGGTGCTAATGATATTTCCATGATGGAAATAGCACAAGTAGGTATTGCATTTAATGCAAAACCTGCAGTTAAAGAAGTTGCAGATATAATTTTAGAAGAAAAAGATTTAAAGGAAGTTTTAAATATTATAACTGATTTAAATTCTGAAGCTACTGAGGAAGCTACTGAGGAAGCTACTGAGGAAGCTACTGAGGAAGCTACTGAGGAAGCTACTGAGGAAGCTACTGAGGAAGCTACTGAGGAAGCTACTGAGGAAGCTACTGAGGAAGCTACTGAGGAAGCTACTGAGGAAGCTACTGAGGAAGCTACTGAGGAAGCTACTGAGGAAGCTACTGAGGAAGCTACTGAGGAAGCTACTGAGGAAGCTACTGAGGAAGCTACTGAGGAAGTTAAAACTTCTAAAGAAGCTGATAAAGAACCAAAAACTAAGCCTAAAAAGTCTAAAAAAGATGCACTTCCTGAAGTAGACTTTGATCTTGCTCCTACTCCTGAAGGAGTTAGAAAGCAAAAAGATGAAAGAGAAGAGATCATCGCTAAAATAGCTGATGAAAGAGAAGAATTCAATAAAATAGCTAAAGAACAACGTAAAATACGTGATGAACTTAACGATGACTTAAAAGAAAATCTTAAATTAGCTATTGAATTAAGAGATAAACGTAATGAAGTTAATAAATCTGTTGAAGAAGCTAAAAAATCACGTGATAATGTCAATGAGGAGCTTAAAAAGCTGGAATGGTCTTCTGGAAGAAGGGACAGATTAAAACTTGAGAATGAAATTAAAAAAATAGATAAAATTATTGAAACTCGAGTTTTAGACATTAAAAAAGAAAATCAATTGGTAAAAAATGCTAATGATTTGAGAAAACAACTAATGGACATTCAAGAAGATGAAAAAATTAAGGATGAAGCTCAAAATCTTAAAAAGATTTCTGAAGATCATCATGCTAAAGTTGTTGAATTATCTACTCAAGCTCAAGACTTCCATGAAAATATGCTTAATTACTTTAGAAAAACTGATGATATTAGAACAGAAGCAGATGAAGCTCATAAAAAGTTTGTTGAAGCTAGAAAATCTGCATCAGCTAAACATGAAGAATTTAAAGTTGTTTTAAGCGAAATTCATGTTATTAATAAAGAACTTGGAACTAACAAGTCTAAAAGAAGAAAATCTGAAAAACAAGCTAGTACAAAGAAAAATCGTGAAGAAAAAGAAAAAGCAGAAGATATCTTTGAGAAGTTTAAGCATGGTAAAAAGCTTACTACTGAAGAACTTTTACTTTTACAAAAACACGATATAGGTTAA
- a CDS encoding TATA-box-binding protein: MTDVDIKIENIVASAAIGKDIELTEVSKALEGVDFNREQFPGLVFKLKEPKTAALIFSSGKLVCTGAKSIDDSILAINKTVDLMRTVDKDIPHEFEIKIQNIVASANLEATLNLEAVALELENTEYEPEQFPGLVYRLQDPKVVLLLFGSGKVVCTGAKTKDDAKLGVERAYDRLSELDLI; this comes from the coding sequence TTGACCGATGTTGATATTAAAATAGAGAACATTGTAGCTTCTGCAGCCATTGGAAAGGATATAGAATTAACTGAAGTTTCCAAAGCTTTAGAAGGAGTTGATTTTAATCGAGAACAGTTTCCAGGATTAGTTTTTAAACTAAAAGAACCTAAAACTGCTGCACTTATTTTCAGTTCAGGAAAACTGGTTTGTACTGGGGCTAAATCTATAGATGATTCTATTTTAGCTATAAATAAAACTGTTGATCTAATGAGGACTGTTGATAAAGATATCCCTCATGAATTTGAGATTAAAATTCAAAATATTGTGGCTTCTGCCAACTTGGAAGCAACATTGAATCTAGAAGCAGTAGCTCTAGAATTAGAAAATACGGAATATGAACCTGAGCAATTTCCAGGTTTAGTTTACCGTTTACAAGACCCTAAAGTTGTTTTATTATTATTTGGATCAGGTAAAGTAGTTTGTACTGGTGCCAAAACTAAAGATGATGCTAAGCTGGGAGTAGAGAGGGCATACGATCGACTTAGCGAGTTGGACTTAATATAA
- the cyaB gene encoding class IV adenylate cyclase, which translates to MIEVEVKAKINDFNSIKKDLYTIGALESHTEHQEDIYFNSPIKDFAKSDEALRIRKVTSKDSVETFITYKGPKIDDKSKTRKEVEVKIEDPEKVADIFESLEFVKTSKVIKKRTIYNFEQYIISLDDVVGLEPYMEIETDIEEGNDYKAEIDKIFELFKKLNISEGFERTSYLELLDIKREKN; encoded by the coding sequence ATGATTGAAGTTGAAGTTAAAGCAAAAATAAATGACTTTAATTCTATTAAAAAAGATTTATACACTATTGGAGCTTTAGAAAGCCATACTGAACACCAAGAAGATATTTATTTTAATAGTCCTATAAAAGATTTTGCAAAAAGCGATGAAGCACTAAGAATAAGGAAAGTTACAAGTAAAGATTCTGTTGAAACATTTATAACATATAAAGGACCTAAAATTGATGATAAAAGTAAAACCAGAAAAGAAGTTGAAGTGAAAATTGAAGACCCAGAAAAGGTAGCAGATATATTTGAATCATTGGAATTTGTTAAAACCTCAAAAGTTATTAAAAAAAGGACAATATATAACTTTGAACAATATATAATAAGCCTTGATGATGTTGTTGGTTTAGAACCTTACATGGAAATTGAAACTGATATTGAAGAAGGTAATGATTATAAAGCCGAAATAGATAAAATATTTGAATTATTTAAAAAATTAAATATATCTGAAGGATTTGAAAGAACTTCTTATCTAGAATTATTAGATATTAAAAGAGAAAAGAATTAA
- a CDS encoding NAD-dependent protein deacylase, whose amino-acid sequence MKKESLKKISNLKKRISSSKDIVFFGGAGVSTESGIPDFRGEKGIYNTMKKYGESPETILSHEYFFSNTSLFYEYYKENIIYKYAQPNYSHIGINKLEKEGKIKAIITQNIDGLHQKAGSKNVLELHGNILKNYCVNCNAKYNLNYIIDSKDVPICRYCREIIKPDIVLYQEPLKEEIINKAIEFIIKADLLIIGGTSLVVYPAAGLVQHFKGKNLVLINKTMTSYDNYANLVINEPIGEVFKKII is encoded by the coding sequence ATGAAAAAAGAAAGTTTAAAAAAGATATCTAATTTAAAAAAAAGAATATCTAGCTCAAAAGATATCGTTTTCTTTGGAGGGGCAGGAGTATCAACTGAAAGTGGGATTCCAGATTTCAGAGGAGAAAAAGGAATTTATAACACTATGAAAAAATATGGAGAATCTCCTGAAACTATACTATCCCATGAATACTTTTTTTCAAATACAAGCTTATTTTATGAATATTATAAAGAAAATATAATCTATAAATATGCCCAACCTAATTATTCCCATATAGGAATTAATAAACTTGAGAAAGAAGGTAAAATTAAAGCAATTATCACGCAAAACATAGATGGCCTTCACCAAAAAGCAGGAAGCAAAAATGTTTTAGAACTTCATGGAAATATCTTAAAAAATTATTGTGTGAACTGTAATGCCAAATACAATCTAAATTATATTATAGATTCTAAAGATGTCCCAATTTGCAGATATTGTAGAGAAATAATAAAACCTGATATAGTTCTATACCAAGAACCCCTAAAAGAAGAAATTATTAATAAAGCTATTGAATTTATAATTAAAGCCGATCTACTAATTATTGGAGGAACATCTCTTGTTGTTTACCCTGCAGCAGGACTTGTCCAACATTTCAAAGGAAAAAATTTAGTTCTAATCAATAAAACAATGACATCATATGATAATTATGCTAATTTAGTAATAAATGAGCCTATAGGAGAAGTTTTTAAAAAAATAATATAA
- the sfsA gene encoding DNA/RNA nuclease SfsA yields the protein MNDYIKAVFRSRPNRFIAEVEIDGNLEIVHVPNTGRCKELLVQGATVYLLPSNNPKRKTKYSLHFVENEGALVSIYSQQANDIVYKSILDGKIKELSNYDIVEREKRVENSRIDIYLANEYGDCYVEIKGVTLVTNNIAIFPDAPTERGRKHLQKLIKLKKEGHRAVVFFLIQHPNGKSFKPNWETDIDFSKTLSKAYAEGVEILVYKSDNKLDKIEIIEETIEFDLEKPHN from the coding sequence ATGAATGATTATATAAAAGCTGTATTTAGATCTAGACCGAATCGTTTTATAGCAGAAGTTGAAATTGATGGAAATTTAGAAATTGTTCATGTTCCAAATACTGGAAGATGTAAAGAACTTTTAGTCCAAGGGGCAACTGTTTATTTATTGCCTAGTAATAATCCAAAAAGGAAAACGAAATATTCATTGCATTTTGTAGAAAATGAGGGGGCTCTTGTTTCTATTTATTCTCAACAAGCTAATGATATTGTATATAAATCTATTTTAGATGGTAAAATAAAGGAACTTTCAAACTATGACATTGTTGAAAGAGAAAAAAGAGTTGAAAATTCAAGAATAGATATATATCTAGCTAATGAATATGGGGATTGTTATGTGGAAATAAAAGGTGTTACATTAGTTACTAATAATATAGCTATATTTCCAGATGCTCCAACTGAAAGGGGGCGAAAACATCTTCAAAAATTAATAAAACTAAAAAAAGAAGGTCATAGGGCAGTTGTTTTCTTTTTAATCCAACATCCCAATGGTAAAAGTTTTAAACCTAATTGGGAAACAGATATAGATTTTAGTAAAACTCTTTCTAAGGCATATGCTGAAGGTGTAGAAATTTTAGTCTATAAATCTGATAATAAACTTGATAAAATTGAAATTATTGAAGAAACTATAGAATTTGATTTAGAAAAACCTCATAATTGA
- a CDS encoding NAD(P)H-hydrate dehydratase: MDPIDMMVTDINCEDLGLSRLCLMENAGKCLSDEIATISTFTFSKPVKIAIFTGSGGNAGDGFVAARHLLNRGFEVEIFMLTSPKDIKSIDAQINFEILENMVPCISRLKIIELNDSSDIDNIELVKSDSFSEYIIVDGILGTGIKGDLRKKVKKSIEVINNSNALKISIDVPSGMNPLTGKINDIAVKPEYTITFHKVKTGVKKASLNNESSVGGLVICDIGIPIEAEIFVGNGDLIRLKNRDDVSHKGNNGRILIVGGNKDYHGAPTIAGLSAMSSGADLVYIATPESTSLAIKQKSPDLIVKGLNNCNGSKNYLNLDNLDEIMTIIDKNNIDAILIGPGSGLNEETGKLFNILVKKIDIPIVLDADALKLVNPLLIKDKDNLIVTPHLKELKIFFNDYVDDYIDDLNNLSNISNFDKDFDKFNEKLSVLQSITRNINGTVVLKGKYDLIFNGINFRVNRTGNSGMTVGGTGDSLAGIATSLLSQGLNSYDAGALATYLNGKAGDFAKEQYGNGFLASHLSEFLGILMENIY; this comes from the coding sequence ATGGATCCTATTGATATGATGGTAACAGATATAAATTGTGAAGATTTAGGTCTATCAAGGTTATGTTTAATGGAAAATGCAGGTAAGTGTTTGTCAGATGAGATAGCTACGATATCTACATTTACATTTTCAAAACCAGTTAAAATAGCAATATTTACAGGTTCTGGTGGTAATGCAGGTGATGGGTTTGTAGCTGCAAGACATCTTCTGAACCGTGGTTTTGAAGTAGAAATTTTCATGCTTACTTCTCCAAAAGATATTAAATCAATAGATGCTCAGATTAACTTTGAAATTTTGGAAAATATGGTTCCTTGCATTTCAAGGTTAAAAATCATCGAATTAAATGATTCTAGTGATATTGATAATATAGAACTAGTTAAATCAGATAGTTTTAGTGAATATATTATTGTAGATGGGATTTTAGGAACTGGAATCAAAGGGGATTTGAGAAAAAAAGTTAAAAAATCTATTGAAGTAATAAATAATTCAAATGCTTTAAAAATATCTATCGATGTTCCTTCTGGAATGAATCCATTAACTGGCAAAATCAATGATATAGCTGTAAAACCAGAATATACAATAACATTTCATAAAGTAAAAACTGGTGTTAAAAAAGCTAGTCTTAATAATGAATCTTCAGTTGGTGGGCTTGTAATTTGTGATATTGGAATTCCTATAGAAGCTGAAATATTTGTTGGTAATGGTGACTTGATTAGGCTAAAAAACAGGGATGATGTTTCTCATAAAGGTAATAATGGAAGAATATTAATAGTTGGAGGAAACAAAGATTATCATGGGGCTCCAACGATTGCTGGTTTATCTGCTATGTCTAGTGGTGCTGATTTAGTTTATATTGCTACTCCAGAGTCTACAAGTTTAGCTATTAAACAAAAATCACCTGATTTAATTGTTAAAGGTTTAAATAATTGTAATGGAAGTAAAAATTATTTAAATTTGGATAATCTAGATGAAATAATGACTATTATTGATAAAAATAATATTGACGCGATTTTAATAGGTCCTGGATCAGGATTAAATGAAGAAACTGGAAAATTATTTAATATTTTGGTTAAAAAAATAGATATTCCTATTGTTCTTGATGCAGATGCTTTAAAATTAGTCAATCCTCTTTTAATAAAAGATAAAGATAATTTAATTGTTACTCCTCATTTAAAGGAATTAAAAATATTTTTCAATGATTATGTTGATGATTATATAGATGATTTAAATAATTTATCTAATATTTCTAATTTTGATAAGGATTTTGATAAATTCAATGAAAAATTATCTGTCTTACAAAGTATAACAAGAAATATAAATGGCACTGTTGTGTTAAAAGGAAAGTATGATTTAATTTTCAATGGAATTAATTTTAGAGTTAATAGAACTGGAAATTCTGGAATGACTGTTGGAGGTACTGGTGATTCTTTAGCAGGTATAGCTACAAGTCTTTTATCTCAAGGTTTGAATAGTTATGATGCAGGTGCTTTAGCTACTTATTTAAATGGTAAAGCAGGAGATTTTGCTAAAGAACAATATGGTAATGGCTTTTTAGCAAGTCACTTATCCGAATTTTTAGGTATATTGATGGAAAATATATATTGA
- a CDS encoding NAD-binding protein, with protein sequence MSRDTPEMIKKALKDVPTNILIYSVIALAILICYGISGSLLIMNLDIINSIYFTIVTVATLGYGDIVPITPEQKMFAVTLAIGGVGLIAYVFSLIISLFGQRIEEVRSGVKMKRTIKSLKEHYILCGYGRVGVVVADELLKRNQKLVIIDKNREITEKLEERKDILVINGDATEDETLEYAGIEKAVGLILATGNDVDNLFITITSREISENLWIVSRASRKENIRRLYHSGANKVISPEESGGSDIYFAAIQPNLIKITTKHDISDTKREMEIILDYGCSVENIEYHYPYLKEPLKRKIEASSKEQVNKFFGMIDKDEETKKALESIYESVNGIHSHWISGPNHKTLDKMVEALKKENLIFGVNLSHEEIMEIAKEYGKVEVILEEKKDK encoded by the coding sequence TTGAGTCGTGACACTCCAGAAATGATTAAAAAAGCATTAAAGGATGTTCCAACAAACATACTTATTTATTCAGTAATTGCATTAGCAATACTTATTTGTTATGGAATATCTGGTTCTCTTTTAATAATGAATTTAGACATTATTAATTCAATATATTTCACAATAGTGACAGTAGCTACATTAGGTTACGGAGACATAGTTCCAATAACACCTGAACAAAAGATGTTTGCAGTCACATTAGCTATTGGAGGAGTAGGACTTATTGCATATGTATTCAGCTTAATTATATCTTTATTTGGTCAAAGAATTGAAGAAGTGAGAAGTGGTGTTAAAATGAAGAGGACTATTAAATCTTTAAAAGAACATTACATATTATGTGGATATGGAAGAGTTGGGGTTGTTGTAGCAGATGAACTTCTAAAAAGAAACCAAAAGCTTGTTATTATTGATAAAAATAGAGAAATCACTGAAAAATTAGAAGAAAGAAAAGATATATTAGTTATTAACGGAGATGCAACCGAAGATGAGACTTTAGAATATGCAGGAATTGAAAAAGCAGTTGGCCTTATATTAGCTACAGGGAATGATGTTGATAACCTTTTTATAACAATAACTTCAAGGGAAATATCAGAAAATCTTTGGATCGTGTCAAGAGCTAGTAGAAAAGAAAATATAAGGCGTCTTTATCATTCAGGAGCTAATAAAGTAATATCTCCAGAGGAAAGTGGAGGAAGTGACATATACTTTGCAGCAATCCAGCCTAACCTTATAAAAATAACTACAAAGCATGATATATCAGATACTAAAAGAGAAATGGAAATAATTTTAGACTATGGATGTTCAGTTGAAAATATAGAGTATCACTATCCATACTTAAAAGAACCATTGAAAAGAAAAATTGAAGCTTCATCAAAAGAACAAGTAAATAAATTCTTTGGAATGATAGATAAAGATGAAGAAACAAAAAAAGCCCTTGAATCAATATATGAATCTGTTAACGGTATACATTCCCACTGGATATCTGGACCTAATCATAAAACACTAGATAAAATGGTAGAAGCTTTAAAAAAAGAAAATTTAATATTTGGTGTTAATTTATCCCATGAAGAAATCATGGAAATAGCTAAAGAATATGGAAAAGTTGAAGTTATTTTAGAAGAAAAAAAAGATAAATAA
- a CDS encoding beta-class carbonic anhydrase — translation MLLNEIIEYNKEFVDEFEGIKLSHIPQKKLAIVTCMDTRLTDGFLEKAMGISRGDAKIIKNAGNNVLDRDVIRSIAAAIFALGSEEVILVGHYDCGMSNVDGEKLKSIMLERGISPEEIAKIDIEDWIGSIDSEESNVINGVNKIKSSPLIPNDVPVHGLIMDPITGKVDILVNGY, via the coding sequence ATGTTACTTAATGAAATAATAGAATATAATAAAGAATTTGTTGATGAATTTGAAGGGATTAAATTGTCCCATATACCTCAAAAAAAATTAGCTATTGTTACTTGTATGGATACACGGCTTACTGATGGTTTTTTAGAAAAAGCTATGGGTATAAGTCGTGGTGACGCAAAAATAATCAAAAATGCAGGGAATAATGTTTTAGATCGTGATGTTATACGTTCTATTGCAGCAGCAATATTTGCTTTAGGTTCTGAAGAAGTTATTTTAGTTGGGCATTATGATTGTGGTATGTCTAATGTTGATGGAGAAAAATTAAAATCAATAATGTTAGAAAGAGGAATATCTCCTGAAGAAATAGCTAAAATAGATATTGAAGATTGGATTGGATCTATTGATAGCGAAGAGTCAAATGTAATAAATGGAGTTAATAAAATTAAGAGTTCTCCTCTTATTCCTAATGATGTTCCTGTTCATGGCCTTATTATGGATCCAATTACTGGTAAGGTTGATATTTTAGTAAATGGATATTAA
- the fhcD gene encoding formylmethanofuran--tetrahydromethanopterin N-formyltransferase: MQLNGVDIKDTYAEAFGIKVSRLLVTAATKKLALVAATEATGYGTSVIGCPAEAGIDGYVSPLETPDGRPGYTIMICNSGKKKLDHELLERIGMGILTAPTTAVFNALEDTEEVLKAGFKLKFFGDGYEKEVEVGGRTVQSIPIMSGDFLVESDFGMKDGVAGGNFFILADSQMNALVAAEAAVDAIYEVPGTITPFPGGIVASGSKVGCNEYNFLNASTNEKMCVSLKEEVVESEIREDVNGIYEIVIDGIDEESVREAMKQGIKAACTIPGVKEISAGNYGGNLGAYKINLRDLF, encoded by the coding sequence ATGCAATTAAATGGTGTAGATATAAAAGATACTTATGCAGAAGCTTTTGGAATAAAAGTTTCTAGGTTACTCGTAACTGCAGCAACTAAAAAATTGGCTCTTGTAGCAGCTACTGAGGCTACTGGTTACGGTACTTCTGTAATTGGATGTCCTGCTGAAGCTGGAATTGATGGTTATGTTTCTCCACTTGAAACTCCTGATGGAAGACCAGGTTACACTATAATGATTTGTAACTCTGGTAAAAAAAAGTTAGATCATGAACTTCTTGAGAGAATTGGTATGGGAATATTAACTGCTCCTACTACTGCTGTATTCAATGCATTAGAAGATACTGAAGAAGTATTAAAAGCTGGTTTCAAATTGAAATTCTTCGGTGATGGATATGAGAAGGAAGTTGAAGTTGGTGGAAGAACTGTTCAATCTATCCCTATTATGTCTGGTGACTTTTTGGTTGAGTCTGATTTTGGAATGAAAGATGGTGTTGCTGGAGGAAACTTCTTTATACTTGCTGATAGTCAAATGAATGCTCTTGTAGCTGCTGAAGCAGCTGTTGATGCGATTTATGAAGTACCTGGAACAATCACTCCGTTCCCTGGTGGAATTGTTGCTTCTGGATCTAAAGTAGGATGTAATGAATATAATTTCTTAAATGCTTCTACAAATGAGAAAATGTGTGTTTCTTTAAAAGAAGAAGTTGTAGAAAGTGAAATTAGAGAAGATGTAAATGGTATCTATGAAATAGTTATTGATGGTATTGATGAAGAATCTGTAAGAGAAGCTATGAAACAAGGAATAAAAGCTGCTTGTACAATTCCAGGAGTTAAAGAAATCAGCGCAGGTAACTATGGTGGAAACTTAGGTGCTTATAAGATTAATTTAAGAGATTTATTTTAA
- a CDS encoding UPF0104 family protein, protein MKHKTVIFLAIGLAIMGVMLYFIGIDQVIDALKLANFWFILLAILIQFFIFYLYALRWNIVNKTANINTTVKEIIPMVLVGMAINNITPSGRGGGEPVRAYILSKHVNKPTEETFATVIADRALDTFPFLVLAVITIIAVMIYFSLSKLILSILIISVIVITIAFILLVYMSINQKAGEKITAWIVRIIKIFYKKIDPETLEKKVIKAIGGFQKTMKRMLADKMILYYGLPLSFFIWAVEITRVFVVFLAFGANVDPILIGEVFIVASLIGMIPLLPGGIGAVDGVMILFYSSAGIPPSISAAATVIERLISFWMPTMIGFAILPHYGSSVLDKIGTTSISEEKTAKEIIDELDYIEDIDEEKIKPE, encoded by the coding sequence ATGAAACATAAAACTGTTATATTTTTAGCTATTGGATTAGCAATAATGGGAGTTATGCTATATTTCATTGGCATAGACCAAGTAATCGATGCTCTTAAGTTAGCTAATTTTTGGTTTATTTTATTGGCTATATTAATTCAGTTTTTCATTTTTTATCTGTATGCACTTCGATGGAATATAGTAAATAAAACTGCCAACATCAATACAACAGTTAAAGAGATCATTCCAATGGTTTTAGTTGGCATGGCGATTAATAATATAACTCCCAGTGGTCGTGGTGGTGGAGAACCAGTTAGGGCATATATACTTTCTAAACATGTTAATAAACCGACTGAAGAGACTTTTGCTACAGTAATAGCTGATAGAGCATTGGATACTTTTCCTTTTCTTGTACTTGCAGTAATTACTATAATTGCTGTTATGATATATTTTTCATTAAGCAAATTAATTTTATCAATTTTAATTATTTCAGTTATAGTTATTACAATTGCTTTTATTCTTTTAGTATATATGTCAATAAATCAAAAAGCTGGAGAAAAGATTACGGCATGGATTGTTCGCATTATTAAAATTTTTTACAAAAAAATTGATCCTGAAACATTAGAAAAAAAAGTTATTAAAGCTATTGGAGGATTTCAAAAAACTATGAAGAGAATGTTGGCTGATAAGATGATTCTTTATTATGGTTTACCTCTTTCTTTCTTTATTTGGGCTGTTGAAATAACACGTGTTTTTGTAGTTTTTTTAGCTTTTGGTGCTAATGTAGATCCAATCTTAATAGGTGAGGTATTTATTGTTGCTAGTTTAATTGGTATGATTCCGTTACTTCCTGGAGGTATTGGTGCTGTTGATGGAGTTATGATCCTTTTTTATAGTTCAGCAGGAATTCCTCCTTCTATAAGTGCAGCAGCAACTGTTATTGAGAGACTTATATCTTTTTGGATGCCAACAATGATTGGGTTTGCTATACTTCCTCATTATGGTTCTTCTGTTCTTGATAAGATAGGCACTACTAGTATTAGTGAAGAAAAAACAGCTAAAGAAATTATTGATGAATTAGATTATATTGAAGATATTGATGAAGAAAAAATAAAGCCCGAATAA
- a CDS encoding TRAM domain-containing protein, producing MFEDSYNRQEEFSCPVEVGTEYDVKIEDQGKTGDGIARVDGFVIFIPGTEVGQEVKVKVNATRRKFAFGEVVE from the coding sequence ATGTTTGAAGATAGTTATAATAGACAAGAAGAATTCTCTTGCCCAGTAGAAGTCGGTACAGAGTATGATGTTAAAATAGAAGACCAAGGTAAAACTGGAGACGGTATTGCTAGAGTAGATGGGTTTGTTATATTCATTCCTGGAACCGAAGTTGGTCAAGAAGTAAAAGTAAAAGTCAATGCAACCCGCAGAAAGTTCGCTTTCGGAGAAGTAGTAGAATAA